In the Populus nigra chromosome 2, ddPopNigr1.1, whole genome shotgun sequence genome, TATGATCGATCTGCTTCTTTCCCTGATTTCATTTACAAATATTCAGTAGAGGCCAGTGCTGCTCACGTCGCAATTCTCAATTCTTCAGCAAGGAGACAGGCAGCTGTGGTTCGCATCGAAACAAAGCCTGTCTTACTTGGATGGCAGGTAAATCAtgcatggatatatatatatacacacagaAGTGATcattgagtaaattaattaagtcGGCATCTAATTCGCTTTTCCTCTTCGAAATTTCTACTCTATAGCCTTCCAGGTGACTTCGGATTCGACCCACTCGGACTTTCAGACCCTGAAGGCACAGGAGGTTTCATTGAGCCAAAATGGTTAGCCTACGGTGAGATCATTAACGGACGATATGCCATGTTGGGGGCGGTTGGTGCCATTGCACCAGAAATTCTTGGAAAGGCTGGCCTCATACCTCCGGAGACCGCCCTCCCTTGGTTCAGGACTGGTGTCATCCCACCGGCCGGGACATACAGCTACTGGGCAGATCCATACACGCTGTTTGTTTTCGAGATGGCACTCATGGGATTCGCAGAGCACAGGAGATTCCAGGACTGGGCAAAACCAGGTTCCATGGGCAAGCAGTATTTCCTGGGATTCGAGAAGTACTTGGGTGGGTCCGGAGAACCAGCCTACCCTGGCGGACCCTTGTTTAACCCCCTTGGATTTGGGAAAGACGAGAAGTCGTTGAAAGACTTGAAGTTGAAGGAGGTGAAGAATGGCAGGTTGGCTATGTTGGCCATCTTGGGTTACTTTGTGCAAGGTCTCGTGACCGGAGTCGGACCATACCAAAACCTCCTGGATCACCTGGCCGATCCTGTCCACAACAATATCTTGACCAGCCTTAAATTTCATTAGGGCTCATTCTTGCCTGTTTGGGGATAGGAAtagacccccccccccccctgaaCTCCTTTCCAGTCCTCTCCTACTCATTGTAACCATTGTGTGAAAAGCTCTTCTGTAATTCTCTGTAAGAAAATCTCCCTCTCTTGTTTCTCTTGAGATAATGAAGCAGCTTAATGGCCATTACAGGTATGTGCTCGGGTACACAGCAGCGATGGCACCTGTGATGAAGCTAGAGAATCGAACCAActcacaaaattgaaaaaaataaaataaataaaaaccgtCGACGGGAAGCTTTCACCTGCTttgcccttttaaaaaaatctaatgggtagaatcatttttataataataggaatatttttgtacttttaaaCTGATTGGGATAGgattggtattttatttttttgatggcACAATAAGTTTATATCACtgctcttaaaataaataaataaattgagggTTACAGAATGTGTAGAGTTAAATAATCTATTTAcccttataataaaaaaaatttaactaaaagTGGATGGcttttttatatctttcttgtatattaaaaaaaacctagctaccctgaagtttaaatttttacccTTTGGTCAGACGTATTTTTACgttaagctaattttttttttgtagtgatTAATGGGTTGGGGTGGGGGCAGTTTGGTCTTTTCATAAatcaaaagtaattaaaaaaacattgatgtgCGCGTTGCTTTGCTGCATTCAAACGACGCATGCAAATGATTCtagcaaaattattatttcaggGTGGCTTTTAGTTCATCTCAACGTTTTCTTTATGATCTGGTGTCGTATCAGAAATAATCTTTGATTTAGAGTTAatgaccatttttttttcttttttgttttttttctctcttttttggtgTTTATGCCCGCCGAACaacttttcaaatcaatcactaaacttcttctttttttttctagtctttattttttcagttgttatttgttttatttgaaataatttctaaatttaaaattttattttgatttcatcctCATTCAATCTTTTgctttgtcaaatttgatccttatttttttaattattatttatagaatttgagaaatttttagaatgattttttttttatttcaccctctatatattattttttttcctattggattttatccttatttttttttatttttttcccttgcaagattttttagattgatattttcttgttttatttcatcctttaacatttaattggttTGAATTTAAACTTTTTGGTTAAAATCTTGTCTAGAATTTCATAGGTTGAAAGTTTTGGAAATTAACCTAACTTTATGAGATTCACTCGagattgctttgttttttttaattttgtttttaagatgatgtttgttcagtttcatctttcaatatttatttaattcaaggttgaactctattttttttcaacttgccacatcttttgtttgtttatttatttaattgagttATCTCagctctttttatttattgttctttgttaaatttattttttaaaatgaattttattcttgaattaaatagaattaattgattgattgaataTAGAAATATGCtcacttccttttgtttttttcggttttcttTTCTAGGGTGTTCCTCTGATGACTCATGCACTTCTTTTGATGTCGTTGTGTAGCCTTTTGTAGTGAGGTTCAAACCGTCTTATCAAGCTTTTCGTTGGTGGGTGATGTTCACAGTAGAATAATGATGAGTcttcaatgattttttcttttttttttcctttagggTATGATATTAACAACTCATGTGTTTTAGCTAATTGTTGCCAAatgttttatgtatattttatctGTTATCGCTGTCTATAATTTAAATCAGATTATTAcattacttaattttattaaattcagtcAAGTTAATAACTCAAGTTTCGAGTTTTTCTTACTTTCTTAAAATACTATCGTTGCCTAAGGATCCCTTTTCTAAGTTAAAATTCTTTTGGTTGTGGCTGGTGTGGCAGGATTACCTATCTAGTTTAAAACTATAGACTATTGCATTTATACATTGAGGTCATCTAACTTCTGTACAAGCACCCATGCTTTTATATTAAAGGGTTAGTAACAAGTTCAAATTCGAACAGCTCTAATACATGGGAGCTTATGTGCAGGATTAAACGTAGATAGAACAACATAAACTAATATTTTGTACCTTTTGTGGCTAAAGGTTTGATTGTAACGAATTGCCCACAACCAAATAGATGCACCGTTCTTGAGAACATCTGCAGGGGAAGGTAAAGATAAATGTGTTAACTTTCTGGTTAACTTTTTCAAAATATCAAACATTCGGGTTGACTTTTTCGCTTCTAGTTTCCCCTTCCACCTAGGGTAAAAATATACTGTATGCGAGGCTTTTCTGCCTCTCGGCAAGTTCAACTATAACCACAAAAGAAAAGTCCATCACCCTACCCTGGGCCAGATTCAAATAGAGAACAAATGGTTAACagttcaatatataatttttcccAGTATGTGTATAGAAGCTCAAATCCTGTGTATGAGAAAGGAAGCAGCATTTCATACTCGTGGCCAATAACAAAATTATCGTTACAAATTCATCTCGGCATTGCATTAAAAATAGCATCTGCTAGCAGAACACACTGGCCATTAAATTGTTACAAAAGCACGATGGCCCTCAACTTCAGAATCACATCTTTTAACTTGTTATCGCCTATCTTCATGAGCTACACAGATCAAGGAAGAGCATCTCCTAAAATCAAGCTGCCTGAGCCGCTGGTTCATCTGCACTCAACGCCTCCTCCCTGAAAACTACACCAGTTAGAATACCAAACATAAAGGGGGGAAATTAGGTCTTTTCTGCAGGCTTTATGATTTTCTCATAACTAGCAGGTATTAATTCCTCAACTGCCATCAAACATAATGAGCCAAGGTACAAGAAAACAGTTGTACAATAGTGTTAACAAACCAGTATTAATTGTGAAGTCACGTTTATTTGCTGCTATTCAGAGACCATGCACCATATCTGTTACAGTGTAACATGGTTACATGCAGAATGCCACCAGGCTTTCTGAAAATGGCATCAAAGGTTCATACCAGGATAGGGATAGTTTCCCGTGGTCATCAAGGCTGAGTAAATTTATGGGCACAAAGATGGTTATTCCTTGCCTTTGGAATATTGAAATACCAAATAAGTTGCAAAGAGAGGAGAAGacataattgttaaaaaaatccttattcCCTAGTCACTAGATCTATGTTTTCTTCCAGGTGAAAAACATTCTATACCTTTGAATTCCCTCTCCAACTTCCATTCTGAAAAAGTTACCTATCTTCACAGGTGAGCCCACTTCCTTGGATAGATTGCTGAGCAGTGTCTGTGAGGCAGCATGTAAGACACTTTTTTTACAATTGCATTGTATAAATCATATGATGCACACACAAACAAGACACATATTCACATGCTTGCGCAGAGTGTTGTGTCTGTGTAAGTGAGAGGTAGAGAGAGTGTGCACAAACAAGACACATTCACACGCTTGTgcagagtgtgtgtgtgtgtgatggaGAGAAAGATGGTGGCCTGGAATACCTTTACGTTCATTGTATCATTCATAACAAATTTTTGCTCCATCAAAACAACTTCCTCGTAGTATTTACGCAAACGGCCTTCCACCATTTTCTCTATGGCCATTTGAGACTTCCCTGTACTTTCTGCCTGACATATAAAAAcccattattaataattaaaatctttacatggaaaaataaatcaattagaaaacagTTGTAAAGTACATTAACCTAccaaaaaatgaacaaaaaaagtaGAGAACTTTTCAGCATAACCATTAGAACATCCTTCACAACAGAAGGATCTACATGTTAACATGCCTCAATCAATCTATATTGTACAGGTTACTGCATGTAGTTTGTCTATGTCATATTTAATCTAACATTGACTGACATGCATCTTTTTTACACAATAATATAATGATGCAGCAATATGACCAAAGAAAAATAGTAATAGAAATAGCATCTCCCACAGGAAGTTCCAAAATGAACGTTTTCTGATGCAAACCCAACTGAGATGAACCTTGAAATCAGCAGCACCAATTCCTTTGTATTTGTAGTTCCTTTAATGTCCAATCATCAGTGAAATCAATACTTTTCACAGCCCAAATCTATCCTTTTTTGTCAGAAAACCTCAACCCATATTTTTGTCATAACATAACCAATATTCATGCAATAACACTTAACTCCTAAGAAATGCATCATACCAAAAGATTTGATACTGCCCATGTCATCatcttgattttatcaatttctcaTTGGATTTTATATTTCATCATCTGCCTAGGATCCAATAGCATAATATCTTGCAGTACCCTGTTGCTTCAGTTTGGTGGATAGCATCACATATGCAACATCTAAAACCACAAACTAACCCTTCAAATGGAAAAGGTACAATCATCAAAGCAAAGATGCATCCACAAAGCTAAATTAGGTTATAAATGTCTTAGAGTAGCCCAAAAGAAAAAGGTCGGAACTACGATATAACAAGAAAATACTTCAGAAAGAGATCTTTGAAAGTTCAAAACAAATGACTAAAAGCAGGTATGAAAAATAGAACAAAGTAAGATGGGCTTCTCAGATCTAACATCATGGTTATCCAACAACAGAGAAATAGAACAAATCAAGATGGACTTCTAAGATCTACTGACAGAGCTAGCATGGATTCAAAAGTAACAATTTACCTGAGACTTAAGAATTTCACGTTCACTCTCTAATGCATCAGAGGAAACACCTTCCTTCGTCAAGAATAATGGTTTTGCTGCTACCAGATGCACAGCCAATTCTGATCCAACACGCTGGAGAGCCTCCAACGGAGAATTCCCATCTTCTATCTCAAGAGATAAAAGTCCCACAATACGGCCCAAACCTACATCCATGAACATAAGGTGGCGCAAGCCAAATGAGATTCTTCGGTATCCCTGACTCTCTAGCTCATATGAAATTTTGGAAATCATGGCATGTTCTGTTGAGCATTCTATGAGTATGGGCCAAGGGCGTGTGTGCTGTGTGTGCATGCAAGAATAAAATCTTCTTTGAAAAGAAAGGAAGGCACTTCCAAAATACTGTACCTGGTTGAGGACTAGTATGAAGGTAAGTGGAAAGAATACCGGGTGAAGGTGCAGACATCACAAAGCCCCTTCTGAGTCTTACATTCTCACCCATCATTGCAGCCACTTCTGTAATTGCATTTTGAACAGTTGTATCTCCACTTATTTTTGGATGTTCAAGATTTAACTTCAACTCCTGATTAGGATAAAATTATTCACTCATAACATCCAAGAAACCCAATTTCACTAACAGATCCTAATATGTTGGGGAACTCAAAACCTAATTTAAGTCAGATACCACAGTATGAGCTACTGAAAATTATCCCAGGAAAAGTAATTGTAAACAAAAAAGTATCATCTCACCTCCAGAGACTCGAGACCTACAGGATGGACCCCAGAGACCAGCTGAGAAGCATTTTCAACCAACAAAGCCTGCTTTGCTAAAGTTAAAGCCTGCATTATCACAATAACAGAATATGGTCCGGAACATTAACCATGGAGAACTTGGAGGCAACTTTAAATCCCCAAAGAAGGCTAGTACAacgaaaagtgaaaaaaactacaaactaACCAAGTATTGGAAAATTTCATTTCTGGCAACAAAGTCAGTTTCACAATTAAGTTCAATAACAGCAGCCTTCCCCTCATTCTGAGCCAATGCAAGCAATCCTTCAGTGGCAACTCTACCCGCCTTTTTCATTGCCAAAACTTTCCCTCTTTTCCTCAAATCCGTCTGTGCCGCCTCTGCATGTACAGAAAAATTAATCCACCACATCCCAAATTCAAAACCACAAAAATtacgaaataaaataaaataattccaaTTTCTCTTTCATCCATTCTCTTACCAATATCCCAATTGCATTGGACAAGAGAAGCCTTGACATCTTTGATAGGAGCGCTAGTCCGTTCTCTCAATTGCTTAATGAGACTCATTTGGACTGCTGCAGCAGGAGGCGTTTGAGAGCAAAATCGCCGTGAAAGCACTCCAAATGCATATCTAAATGCAGTTTTGTCATCTGCAGACTGATAAATGGGAGTGGCAGTGGCTGCTGTAGAATATCTTTGTCCATAGCTAACACCCGGCCTGGTAGTTAGCATTCTTGAAAGAGGACCCTTAGCATTTCTACATAGAGCCATTTCTACAAAAACCTATACAGTCTTAAtaacatgaaaattcaaaagagaaaaactaTTTCAATTTCAAGAACAGAAAATATTAGAATAGCCCAAAAACCTGCCCACAAAATGAGTAGGGTTTtgcatatatattaaatacataaataaataaataaataaattgaagaaggGAGTGGTGGCGCTGCTGATTCCACAAAATGAGTTTGAAgagactttttttcttcttcttagtgtgtgtatatatataaaagacagAAAAACTAACCTGAAACTAAAAAGTGCGGTCGAATCAAATGGAAAAGAGGATTGAAGAAGGGAGTGGTGGCGCTGATGATTCCACTCGATcgattttgtgtgtgtttttatgatttctgAACAGGAGAGGAGAGTAGAGGCCTTCTTTTCTGCTTTGGGCTGGGCCACTGCTTGTGTGTTTCGGGCTCAACTCTAATTGTGTAACCTCAGAACTCTCACCA is a window encoding:
- the LOC133681938 gene encoding chlorophyll a-b binding protein 8, chloroplastic, translating into MAAQALVSSSLTSSVETARKVLGARPTQSPFVSSRKSSFVVRAASTPPVKQGDRQLWFASKQSLSYLDGSLPGDFGFDPLGLSDPEGTGGFIEPKWLAYGEIINGRYAMLGAVGAIAPEILGKAGLIPPETALPWFRTGVIPPAGTYSYWADPYTLFVFEMALMGFAEHRRFQDWAKPGSMGKQYFLGFEKYLGGSGEPAYPGGPLFNPLGFGKDEKSLKDLKLKEVKNGRLAMLAILGYFVQGLVTGVGPYQNLLDHLADPVHNNILTSLKFH
- the LOC133681937 gene encoding elongation factor Ts, mitochondrial, with the translated sequence MALCRNAKGPLSRMLTTRPGVSYGQRYSTAATATPIYQSADDKTAFRYAFGVLSRRFCSQTPPAAAVQMSLIKQLRERTSAPIKDVKASLVQCNWDIEAAQTDLRKRGKVLAMKKAGRVATEGLLALAQNEGKAAVIELNCETDFVARNEIFQYLALTLAKQALLVENASQLVSGVHPVGLESLEELKLNLEHPKISGDTTVQNAITEVAAMMGENVRLRRGFVMSAPSPGILSTYLHTSPQPGLGRIVGLLSLEIEDGNSPLEALQRVGSELAVHLVAAKPLFLTKEGVSSDALESEREILKSQAESTGKSQMAIEKMVEGRLRKYYEEVVLMEQKFVMNDTMNVKTLLSNLSKEVGSPVKIGNFFRMEVGEGIQREEALSADEPAAQAA